From Alligator mississippiensis isolate rAllMis1 chromosome 1, rAllMis1, whole genome shotgun sequence:
ATACCTGTAATAGTTTCCCActagccagtttaggaaaaagacaagattcatcttctgatctaggccattgttttggcctatgtGTGGAAGGTCCtagctttgctcaaagtcttaactcttgaattttatctttagaggcctttaacaaagtgaacataaaaatgacccttaagcaaacatcccacattccgagagatcaaaccctaggagccttttaaaaattggaaagaaaggaaattcctcaaagtaattaaaatggtcaacaaaagaaactaattaccaagcaaaagaatctgttaagaaagatctgagcccaaatttgggagtagtgacaggtttgggtaggagtggcccaagacggcaactcactcgatacaaactgtaacctactgtcccaatttggaggtgacctcacttgcagaacaacgaaggaagaatcgcaagtgtaggccagatcagactgatcaccagaaccaccctctccgtgaacacaaatctcttagttcacgctgaagccgcagagcgcccgagtgggactgaaggaaggggacttgttcctatcactgctgaggccagcccattgaactgtactactgaggctagcccattgaaccgtactactgaggccaacccattaagttgtactactgaggaatgaaactatatttaggtgtttggcttcttggaattctaggactgtaagtataatatagtaataacttttctagttaaaattatatagttagttgtaattgtaattgttttaaagaagtccatttgaagcattgtttctgatacatgtagttattgtgttcttaatgtttgtggtatttcttaaagctaagtagtgttatatgcgtagcaaagaattttaaaataaaattgtggtgtatgaattaagtgtgcaatcattgtgaaatcgtgcaagtagcgaAAAACTCCCCCATCCAGGCgcatcaaacaaatcagtaagttgtgtgggatctttcCTATTctataacccactagagacaccagGCTTGCATGTTGGCAATTAGGTCAGTCTCGGcctatatggctcattaataacaGGCCATCAgaattggcccaaaaaatctttagcaGTACAACCCTACCCAGCATAATCTCCCCCTGGACTCACTAGTGTGGTGGGAAAGAGAAGCCATTCAAGagcttcatttttccttttagcagatCATTCTGGTCTCAACTTCAGCTTATTACAACATGAAGCCATCCAGATACTGTCCAAGCATACATGGCCCACATGTTTCTCCCTGCAGGGCATTAGGTGCTGGgactgagagctgggccagaaaccttgagagtctggCTCAGAACTGCAGTGAGTAGGAAAGGTTAGGCTgccacagggacctggcactgccacatccccagcacttggggtcatGGTAGGAAGAACTTGTTGAGTTGAGGAtagacaagtgccaagtccagTCCTCCCCataggcccatcccagcagaaggaatagcTGTATGTGTcccttggcagcagggtggggactaatctggattttctcttccccatgtaGGAGGtagctggctgctgagcagagctgaggagatgCCTCCTAAGGAAGGGCCTGCAAATCTGGAGCCACCGTGGGCTTCCCAAGGGtgtttgggtgagatggactccctgagcCCTGTGAAGGACCAACGGCACGAGGGCCAGGAGAGACCCCCAAAGTGAAAGGAGAATGTAGCAATGAATCAGGTCCCATCTCCAGTTGCTTGTGAGAattaagaagggaaagaagccagaaaaggatctgggtTCAGGGAAGATTTTCTGGTGCTGAGAGACCTGAAGAGGCGTAAAGAAAAGGTCCACCAAAGAGAGAGCCTGCATGTAAAGCAAGGCAGTGGGGTGGCCTTGGAGGGAAACCGGAGCTCACTACCAAGCCCAGGGGgagaacccacccctgccctcagcgcaggaaaagctttagctggctctcactcctggctctgcacaagataaggcACCCTGGAGAGAAGCCCCACGTATGCACtatgtgtgggaagagcttcacctgcctcccgaccctggctgctcactgccagatccattctggacagctccccATTGCTTCACCAAAAGGGGAAAGATTGTGGTCTGCAGCTCAGAGCTCATGAAGAACCAAGATGTGCACAAGGAGCAGAATCATTACTGCTGTGTCACTTGTTGTAAGACCTTCACATGTTTCTTCTTGCTGGTTCAGCATCAGCACGCacacttggggaggaagacacaccactgcaccaagttcaggaagaacttcatcaacAGGGAaggcctgtcccagcaccagtgtgtgcaaagcaggcagcagtTACACTCCTGCACAAAGTGTGAAAAGAGCTTCAGGCAGTCTGccaacctggccaggcacaggtgcatgcacacaagggagaagtCCCATAAATGCTCTGACTTTGGCAAGAACTTCACCCACTCTTCCACTGTGGCCAAAGGTCAGCTCATTCACACGGGGAAAAGCCaaatcagtgcttggagtgtcgTAAGAGCTTCAGACAATTTtccagcctggcccggcaccagcttatccacagaggggagaagctacatcagtgctctgtgtgtgagaAGAACTACCTCCACTCTTCCAGCCTGGCCGAACACCAGTTTGTCCATATGGGAGAAGCCACatgggtgctctgtgtgtgggaagagcttcacctccccctcccacctcttgcAGCACCGGTGCATCcatgcaggggagaagccacgtgggtgctctgtgtgtgggaagagcttcatctggtcctgcaacctggcccagcaccagcgcatccgcacaggggagaagccacatcattgtTCTGAGCGTGGAAGGAGCTTCACCTGTTGCAGCAACCTGTCCCAGCATCAGTgcatccacacccagaagcatcccttattctgccagcagtgcaggaagggcttggtGCTGTcttcctgctcagcacccaccagtggctGCATTTTGTCAAGCATCTTCATGTTGGTAGACTGCAGAAAGAGTTCCTCCAGGCTTTATCCATTGTAGGGCacaatagaagccagaggcccaGCCCCCCAAGGTTTGATTGTGGGGAGGGATTATGAGGAACACCTCAGGCAaggccagcccaggtgttggGGGGAGGAGATAAGGAGGAGATGATTTTTTGCAGCAcccttggagcctgtgcatttCCCAGCAATCTCTAAAACCAGTGAGCGCTCCCTGGGGAAGAAGTGACTACATGATAGGGTGTCCTCCCCAAGACAACTGGCTTCAAATGACTCCCAGGGACTGTcctttgctgcctgccagctttctctcccctcctgatGTTCTGGTGTGAGGCTCTTGAATAGCAGGAAGGAGGACATTTGTGGCTGGGAAGTAttctctgccctgcaccctgacctcacctttcctcaccgcaacatcacccctctcccaggcctccccatgcccagtggggtctgcaagTAGCTGCTACTACCACCCCCTGAGCCTTTATGGCTTGTgttgcttttcagcctctccagagctgtgcaccactgggtgcctgctgctcccttcccctcatgTTACTCTCTCTAATGCATTCACTGCTACTCCAGCACCAGAACCGAACATGGCACCCCTGTGGTTGGTCTCTGTCCTTTCCTGAGCTATGCAATGGGAACAGACAAGGGCCCACAACACTTTCCAGGGCAGATGTCTCTGTGACTTCATGGCCCTTCTCTTTCCAGACCATTGGAGCTTGTTCCAACCCTCAGGAACAGGAATTGTTCTGATTTGAGGCCTCACTCCCCTGTCCTGCTGTGCAGCAAGGTCCCTGCCCTTCTGGAGGGACcactgggcaggaggcagtaAAGTACCAGGGGTGAAGGAGATGCAGCCGGTGGCaggtcctgcctctcctgtggaagGGTGAGGAAAGTATGAAGATGTTCTGTGGGTGAAATGCAGCATAATGTATTCTCCCATAGGAAATACTAAGGCCTTCCTGCTCGTGCTCTAGCCGTTTGGCTCAATGAAGGTCCTGGGAACATGTACTGCTGTGGAGCTGCCTGAGGGACCCTTGCAACCCCCCAGGATactggtcccaggcagggggAGTCCAGCCAGACCACTGCATCCCCTaggagggaggagtgcagggagggagacCTTCCCCTTCAGTGGGACCCCTGAGCTGTTCCAGCGTGTAGAAACAAGGGGAGCATGTTGAGACAGAGGTATGGGGGCTGCACCCTGACGCCTCTGAACATGCATCCTGCAGGTCTCCCACTGAGAGGTGCCGTGAAGAaatcccttccctctctgcccctcacttgagTTATCCCAGGTGACCCCTGTCTCTCCCAGAtttcttcttggttcaggctGGTGAAGCAGGTGGCCCGGCCAGATAAAATTCCTAGGGGGAGGAGACAGCCCTTGCTTCCTTCCCCAGGCATTTTGAAAGCTACAAGCgagtgtcccaggctgctgcctggtgaaTTTCTATAAAAACCTGGAAACTAGCCAGCAGTTAGGAGTTACGTCTAGGCCAGTTGCGTCTTAAAAGAGACCCTATACCTGCTTCGTACATCTCAAGTAGCTGGTGTTTACTCAAAGTGTACTCTGACTTCTTCGTTCTGCCCCCATCCTCTGCTCCCCATCAATAAAGGTGCCAGGTTACAGCTTGCCTTGCTGTGTTACTGGGTGCTGGTGGGGCAGGATCAGAGACAGCAGCCCACAAAGCACAGCCTTTgcaccagaggcagctgcaggactgttcccctgggccaggagcaggacaTGAGACATCTGAGCGGGCCCTGGCCAtgagcagaggcagctgtggggagcaaagcctttgccagaggggctggaacagggcagggggaggctgctcaagggcctggtgttgctgccactgcccatggggAAGTGAATGCCCCATATGTTGCCATCACCGGTGGCTCTGGCATCACTGTTTGGGGCCCGGGGGCTGGGGCCTTTCTGTCTCTGGCCAGctcccctggatggagagagacaggtggtgctgggggctgctggggtcagggaggcttGTGGGCATCAGGAGCGGTGCAGTGGCTAGGAGAAGCCCTCCCCTCCTTCACTTCATGGATGGGACTTGGCTCTTCTTGGAGGTACGTCccttctgctttttgctctgtgcTCTCCCTCCCAGTGTCCTTCATGacacccccctccgccccccaccccGGTCCTCTGGGAAATAGTCTTTATGGGCTTCCTTGCTCCTGCCTTGGCCAGTGTGAGCAGGGTCTAGTTGTGGGCAGTTCGCTGCAGTCTCAGTCACAAGCTCAAATGTGTCTGTCCTCAGAGGGGAATCCCAGCATGTCTCAGTCCTGGAGCTCAGGGGACAAGACTCCTTAGGGAAGGAACAGCTGAGGGTGTGCTACCATTGAGCCGCCCTGCCAGAGACTTCAGCTTGCTTATGGGCAGGAAATGCCGATGACCCGTATGCAGCATGCAGAATTTTGCAAATGCCTTTTATGTTTGTGATTTTCTTCTAAATATCTTCTGATTGAAATGTGAAAAGGGAAAACTCCTGGTAGTAAAAAtggtttcaaattaaaaaaacaaacaactaaaaCAAAcgggtttttgttttaaaaccaaagaTTCCAACACACAATGTTTCAGTGAAGAGCTGATGTTTTTGGTATTCGATTAGAGCCAGCAGAGGCACTGTCAAACCAGTAATGCCTAAGCCAGTGAGGGCAAGCACCGTCTGCCCGCTACAAGGGATCCTCCAGGCATGCTCTACgcccacccatgcctgcagctgTTGCCCCAGCTCAAGCCCCAGTTACTCCTCACACCCCTACTGCATCCTCAGACCGTGCAgccccccctccatcccaccacGTGCCTTGCCCTATGCCTGCACCgcacagcttccccccacctgcccatacaggcgccctgcaccttgcatccccccagccccacccggTGCTCCCAACTCTCATCGCCACGGGATCTCTAGGCAACCCATGGTTGGCAGGGATCCCCATGCCTAGCCACGTgcatcccctcccacacccccaaacaGCATGAACTCTCATACTGTTCCACCTAGGAAAGAAAACGTgccacattttgattttgttttattttaactgttttttttaatgccatgcCATCCAAAGTACAGGTAGCACGTCTCCCCATCTGGTGGAGGGACTGGAAGTGGAGATAGAAGCAATGGAAAAtgctcctgcccccatgctggtggggagggatatTACAGAGCTGGAGCGTAAGCGAGCAGCGTGGGGAAACTTCCTAGATCCCCTCCGCATTGATGTAGTGACTCGCTGGCAGAGCAAGAAGGTGAGGAGGGGAGGTAGGGAAACCGCCCAGAGCCAAGTAACCCAGTTGGCTGTGGAGGCAAGAGGGGGATAAGGAAGAGACCCCCCGACTGCAGCAACCAGCTGGCTGCTGAGGGAACCAATGACCCTGGGGTCAAGCTAAGtgacagccccagggaggagcccagtcagtcagtggcagaggaagccgAGGCTCTCAGGGAGGAATTAGAGAACATCCCAGTGAAGGAAGGGTCACCCCTTAGGGAAGCACttgaactccctgctgattgcctagctgggcaggagttcaaaccccagcttggaggaacttTGACGGGTGGCCCAGGCGCAGAAACAGGTCACCCCagataagagggaacaggtgaTCTGGGATAAGTGGGAACCAACGATGCGgctaggaccagccctgactgcatcatgaaggacttccatgaactgggagacagcctcaagaagactggagcacaggttgtattttcttccatctttCCGGTCGGCAGCAGCTGGAGACGCCAGGGTGCCTGCATCAAAGAAGTTAACCGGCGGCTCCAGAGTCggtgtcttcaggagagcttcggattctacagccatgaccagcacttgcagggaggaggcttcctgggagatgatgatcttcatctctcccccagaggtaagtatctgttgGCCCGCAGCttggctgatctcctcccaagagctttaaactaggctcgatgGGGGTTGGGCAACCAGTAGTCaaagagagcccagggctggtaaatgacaaacaagatgccagatcacaccaggtaagtattaaggggttggtaagccataaacaaggcaccagaccacaccaggtaagtaataaagggaatatatgccatcaaggcacagggacaccaagagccccctttgggggattaaaatgtctttatacaaatgccaggagtatggggaacaagcaggaggagctcgcactcttgcttgctagcacccagtacgacctagtcggactaaccgagacatggtgggattctacacacgactgggcggtaggcattgaggggtataggttgtataggcgagtggccatcctctggacactctccagattccctgcgtccctcctgaagtgcggcgcccaaaactggacacagtgctccaactgtggcctgaccagtgctgcatagacggggagcatcacctcctctgATCTATTAattatgcacctgctaatgcacgacaaggtgagattggccttgttgatggcctcgttacactgccggctcatgttcatcttggagtcaattatgactccaagatccctctctgcctccgagctgctgagaaggatactccccaacctataggtgtgctgggggttcctgcttcccaggtggagtaccttaaatttatctttattaaattgcatcctatttctctctgcccattgatccaacctgtccaggtcagcctgaatctgctatctgtgttggtctaaagacatgggcagacaaggctctATGGgtcaatgtgatattttttattaggccagctaaccctgcccctgccctactgaCTCCCtccctcgatctgctcccccacactccttccccccacacctaccagccagacgctgctgtccaagctgccgggctgcagagCAGCAATCAGATCTCTATGACCCGCTTTGGCAGCTCAATAATCAGTCTTTGGTTTCAGCCCAAAAATATCTTTCAGTGCTGCCCTAATAAAAAGCATTCCCCTAAATCCACTGCCAATCACTAacaccaggctcccacccagaccAGTACACACCCACCTGCACCAGTAAATCCCTTGGTTCATAAAACCAGTTGCACTTGAACCATCATTTCTTAGCCCTTCTGCGGGATGGAAAAGAGCCCGCACCAATTAAACATACATTGAGTACGTGGTGACAATGGTTATGAGTAGGTACTTTCAGGGATCATTTCTGTAGTTGATGCCTAGAGAGGGGTATGTAACAGTGATTTATTAGTGGTGTAGCCTACACCCTTCGCTACTGGGTGTATTTAGATGAGGGTCCCTCATTATCTGGCCATGTCCTCAGCAAGTCTCGGCTACTGAATCCCTCCCGTCAGGAAACCTCTTTGGTGAACGGAGGCTTGCCCTGACTAAGGGGAGCAGCGCAGGCCTCTGCAGTGAGTGCCGCGGTACACTGTTCTCACGCTGCTCGCTGTGGTTTCAAGTCATCACTGCTCAAATCCTGCACAGCTTCTGGTTGAGTTTTACCAAGCCAGGCATGCAAACACCTCCCatcttgggaaaagaaaagaaaagagaaacacttgGCTGCCAGGGATAAACCGAGCAACTCCTCAGCTGAAGGATCTCTCACAAAAAGGATCTGGAGGGACACTCTGCATTTCAGTATCGATCCAGGAAGAGGCGATTGCCATTTACATCAGCCTAACCTATCCACAAAGGACAAACCGGAGTACAGCGCAGGTTCATCCTACAAAACTGATCCACGTTTTATCTGCAGATCCAGAGTCTTTACCTGCACCCGTCAGCCTGGCACATGAATGGCACGCATCCTCGCAGCCCACCCCCAGGCTCCCCGTACACGATTGCAGGTCTCCTTGACTCCATCTATCTCGACACATTTATTCTGGGAGgaacctgacaggcttcagtgtCCAGAAGTAGGCGGGGGAGAAAACCCCGGGTTTAGAAAAATCCACTtgaggaagagaagggcagggacatTTGGACATGCATGGAAAGGGGCTGAGGAAAAAGGAGGTGCTGTCCTGCAAACAACTCAGGAACTATGAGATGTCAGATGAACAGTGAATAAGGGCGAATTACAGGCGTCGTTCCTCCGATGCACATctaggaaagcaggcagggacctgctctccagcccagcccaggggcactGGATGCAACGACTCTGCAGTGCAGCTGGATTTTATGGTGCGATCGTGTGGTGGCTGTAAagtccaggcaggcaggcctATGAGAAGGGGCCTTAGCACCTGACCCCCCACAGTCTCTTAGCTTCAtgtggctgaggaggggctggaggagcccccaGAGCACAGGACGCTCCGTCTCCATCCCTGCCTCcatctcccagctctgtcacACCAGGGGATGCAGGAACTGCTGCAATCTCACATCCAAGCCCGAGAAGAGTCACCCGCAGCTCCCACCTCTCATGAAAATCTCAGCGACtctaaaagaataaaatgaaatacaaataaaaaggcaACGTATGGGCAGCCAAGACAGTAACTGTGTTCCTGAGCTCTGCATGCACCTGTGCCAAAGAAAACTCATCTCAGTGGTACTAGtcagtcctgctcctcccagcagctccccaaccccccccaaacgcCCTGAGATTTaaaccagagctgctcctgccccgcgccccctccccacccgccacCAAAATCTCCCGCGGGGCAGAACGGATCGTGCCCacgggcaggacctgacctgctaTTTCAGTTGACACCAACACAGTAAAACAGGAGGTAGAAAGAGAAGCAAAGCCCTGAACGCACCAGACCAGCGGGGGAAGCCAAGCACGTGTGGGTGGGATGCCACAGCCCGAGGGTGCAGCGGGACCAGAGGTGCTGCCCGCactgccccggcccagccccggggaTGCGCAGGACACGCGGGGACCTGCCTGGTGCGGGCAGCGCAGCTCCGCCACGGCCGCCTGCCCGCGCCCACCTcgtcctgcccggcccggcccggcccggctcgggggCACTGGGACTGGGACCCGGGCGGcgcatgggtggagggggagagagatagATACAGATCTCGGTACCTTGTATACAGAGGCACCTATGTCTACTCCAATATAACAACACGGGGTCCGTGCCTGTCTGTCCCCACGTCCTGGAGCCGCGGGACAGGGGGACCGGGGCGTTTGcagccggccgggccgggccgggccgggcactgCGGGAGGCGGCGGTCGCAGCCCCgcttggcccggcccggcccggcccggcccgtgcgctccccccgcggggccgggctccctcccctctgctgcccgccGGCTGCGGGGCTCGGAGCGGggcagcgccggggccggggccggggccggggccgggcaggagGCGGCCGGAGCAGAGGGGGAGCCCGGCCGCAGCCGccccgccgcccccggccctgcgcCGCCCGCGAcctgccgggctcttcccggcaccCCGGGGGCTCCGGGCCTCCGCCGGCCgcgctgcccaggctgccccggggggtggcgggggccGCCCGCGCCGGACAAGGACCCCGGCctgcgtgtgtgcgcgtgtgtgcatgcatattccCGCACGCGGGCACGAGGGTGTGCGTCTCTCCATTCTGTATGTGCATGTCAGTgtacatgtgtctgtgcgtgcatgcatgcgcgtgtgtctgcgtgcatgtgcgtgcatgtctgtgcatatgtgcatgtgtgttgatgtgtgtgcgtgtgcatgcatgtgcatttgtgtgtgcatgtctgcgtgca
This genomic window contains:
- the LOC132248464 gene encoding zinc finger protein 135-like; translation: MHYVWEELHLPPDPGCSLPDPFWTAPHCFTKRGKIVVCSSELMKNQDVHKEQNHYCCVTCCKTFTCFFLLVQHQHAHLGRKTHHCTKFRKNFINREGLSQHQCVQSRQQLHSCTKCEKSFRQSANLARHRCMHTREKSHKCSDFGKNFTHSSTVAKGQLIHTGKSQISAWSVVRASDNFPAWPGTSLSTEGRSYISALCVRRTTSTLPAWPNTSLSIWEKPHGCSVCGKSFTSPSHLLQHRCIHAGEKPRGCSVCGKSFIWSCNLAQHQRIRTGEKPHHCSERGRSFTCCSNLSQHQCIHTQKHPLFCQQCRKGLVLSSCSAPTSGCILSSIFMLVDCRKSSSRLYPL